In Methanocaldococcus sp., a single window of DNA contains:
- a CDS encoding CBS domain-containing protein: protein MLIKDVMKKPIVVYEDDNLCDVIKLFREKKISGAPVLNKEGKLVGIISESDIIKTIITHDEDLNLILPSPLDLIELPLKTALKIEEFMEDLKKALKTKVKDVMTKNVIVAKPEMTVNDAAKLMVEHKIKRLPVVDDEGNLVGIITRGDLIEALI, encoded by the coding sequence ATGCTAATAAAAGATGTTATGAAAAAACCTATTGTAGTTTATGAAGATGATAATTTATGCGATGTAATAAAATTATTTAGAGAAAAAAAAATTAGTGGGGCTCCTGTATTAAATAAAGAAGGTAAATTGGTTGGAATAATTTCTGAAAGTGATATAATAAAAACTATAATTACCCATGATGAAGATTTAAACCTTATTTTACCATCTCCATTAGATTTAATAGAGTTGCCTTTAAAAACTGCATTAAAAATTGAGGAATTTATGGAAGATTTAAAAAAAGCATTAAAAACAAAAGTTAAAGATGTGATGACGAAGAATGTTATAGTTGCAAAGCCTGAGATGACAGTCAATGACGCGGCAAAATTAATGGTTGAGCATAAAATTAAAAGATTACCTGTTGTAGATGATGAAGGTAATTTAGTGGGAATAATTACAAGAGGAGATTTAATAGAAGCGTTAATTTAA
- a CDS encoding beta-ribofuranosylaminobenzene 5'-phosphate synthase gives MTIQTPSRIHMGLIDLNGSIGRVDGGVGLALEEPSIKIKGKECDEIIIEFDRKLFKKFNCEYIKNIEDRIYNISNKVLKTINEEGIYLKILSLFPSHSGLGSGTQISLAVSKLITKIYGKDLNTYELAKISGRGGTSGIGIGAFEYGGFLIDGGHSFGKGKDKEEFKPSSASKGVKPAPIIFRHDFDWEVILIIPKGEHIYGKKEVDIFKKYCPVPLNEVEKICHLVLMKMMPAVVEKNLEDFGDVVNKLQYLGFKKIEVNLQSDIVKDLIFELHKEKDNNVYSGLSSFGPTVYALGDKKLIVEKANEIFDKYGICGDIIITKANNNGYRIQ, from the coding sequence ATTACAATTCAAACTCCATCAAGAATTCATATGGGTCTTATTGATTTAAATGGGTCTATTGGGAGAGTTGATGGTGGAGTAGGGTTAGCTTTGGAAGAGCCAAGTATAAAAATTAAAGGAAAAGAATGTGATGAAATAATAATAGAGTTTGATAGAAAATTATTTAAAAAATTTAATTGTGAGTATATAAAAAATATTGAGGATAGAATTTATAATATATCAAATAAAGTATTAAAAACTATCAATGAAGAGGGAATATATTTAAAAATATTGTCTTTATTTCCATCTCACTCTGGTTTGGGTAGTGGAACTCAAATATCTTTGGCTGTAAGTAAGTTAATAACTAAGATATATGGGAAAGATTTAAATACTTATGAATTGGCTAAGATTTCTGGAAGAGGAGGGACTTCTGGAATAGGTATAGGGGCATTTGAATATGGAGGATTTTTAATTGATGGAGGGCATAGCTTTGGTAAAGGTAAAGATAAGGAAGAATTTAAGCCATCTTCAGCTTCAAAAGGAGTTAAGCCAGCACCAATAATATTTAGACACGATTTTGATTGGGAAGTTATATTAATAATACCAAAGGGAGAACACATCTATGGAAAAAAAGAAGTAGATATATTTAAAAAATACTGCCCAGTTCCTTTAAATGAAGTTGAAAAAATCTGCCATTTAGTTTTAATGAAGATGATGCCAGCGGTTGTTGAAAAAAACTTGGAAGATTTTGGAGATGTTGTTAATAAACTACAATATTTAGGATTCAAAAAAATTGAAGTAAATTTACAATCAGATATTGTTAAAGATTTAATTTTTGAATTACATAAAGAAAAAGATAATAATGTATATTCTGGTTTATCAAGTTTTGGACCTACCGTTTACGCTCTTGGAGATAAAAAATTAATAGTTGAAAAAGCTAACGAAATTTTTGATAAGTATGGAATTTGTGGGGATATTATTATAACTAAGGCAAATAACAATGGATATAGAATTCAGTGA
- a CDS encoding tetratricopeptide repeat protein, whose amino-acid sequence MVFKKFLSKLISKDDLDNWILKAEKYLDEGNYQKAVECYLKAISENCMRAIDWANLAYAYFNLEEYEKALEAINKAISLSPDNLEFIYLKGMILYKLKDYDGAYKCFIEASRRIKNSNLYELLGELSLKFKKYEDALNYYLKAYKLNEKKIDALYNAGKLYLLFGDIDNAYESFKKILEKDPNHECKRIVKYIDELFEIIDKNIYEDIIRAVNLIEIGNYINALKFLNKIISIDKYNDFAYYYKSVISEIFEEYHKALESIRKSISLFERSIFYAKYGDILYKLNNSEFINAYKKSIEIFPNPYAYFGLAIYYYKKGDFEKSAEYFDKLLEITTYDVSKDSDKIILYSLIGKAETSNNLKYYEEALSYLDILINKNLDDIELWKIRGYIYFKLKNYKIAYDSFMNVLKINPNDIDAIKSIIVVYEKAGKYDEAISMAMKLKKLLDNKEEVDKIIKKLMNKEPTNLEIYSPLLNVPVIYCKIDKVQYHLATLYKYININPILAYIYLFLIENLNIIEEIFDEDKLKSINNLIEYLKEKLPVEMYKYSESPENYKPNDEIINTCKRELAKFGFIL is encoded by the coding sequence ATGGTGTTTAAAAAATTTCTAAGTAAATTAATTTCTAAAGACGATTTAGATAATTGGATATTAAAAGCTGAAAAATATTTAGATGAAGGTAATTATCAAAAGGCGGTAGAATGTTACTTAAAAGCTATATCTGAAAACTGTATGAGAGCAATAGATTGGGCCAATCTTGCCTATGCATACTTTAATTTAGAAGAATATGAAAAGGCTCTTGAAGCAATAAATAAAGCCATTTCTTTATCTCCTGATAATTTAGAATTTATATATTTGAAAGGGATGATATTATATAAACTTAAAGATTATGATGGAGCATATAAATGTTTTATTGAAGCTTCAAGAAGAATTAAAAATAGTAATTTGTATGAACTTTTAGGAGAACTATCCTTAAAGTTTAAAAAATATGAAGATGCTTTAAATTATTATTTAAAAGCTTACAAATTAAATGAAAAGAAAATTGATGCATTATACAATGCGGGAAAGTTATATTTGCTCTTTGGAGATATTGATAACGCATACGAATCTTTTAAAAAGATTTTAGAAAAAGATCCAAATCACGAATGTAAAAGAATAGTTAAATACATTGACGAACTTTTTGAAATTATAGATAAAAACATTTATGAAGATATAATAAGGGCAGTTAATTTAATTGAAATTGGAAATTATATAAATGCATTGAAATTCTTGAATAAAATTATTTCAATAGATAAATATAATGACTTTGCATACTACTATAAAAGTGTTATATCTGAAATCTTTGAGGAATATCACAAAGCCCTTGAAAGTATAAGAAAGTCAATATCCTTATTTGAAAGAAGTATATTTTATGCTAAGTATGGAGACATTTTGTATAAACTCAATAATTCAGAATTTATAAATGCCTATAAAAAATCCATAGAAATATTCCCAAATCCTTATGCATACTTTGGTTTAGCTATTTACTACTATAAAAAAGGAGATTTTGAAAAATCAGCAGAATATTTTGATAAACTCTTAGAAATAACGACTTATGATGTTTCAAAAGATAGTGATAAGATAATACTCTACTCTCTAATTGGAAAGGCAGAGACATCTAATAATTTAAAGTATTATGAAGAGGCCTTATCATATTTAGATATTTTAATTAATAAAAATTTAGACGATATCGAATTATGGAAAATTAGAGGATATATATATTTCAAGTTAAAAAATTATAAAATAGCCTATGACTCTTTTATGAATGTATTGAAAATAAATCCTAACGATATCGATGCAATAAAATCTATAATAGTTGTTTATGAAAAAGCAGGGAAATATGATGAAGCAATATCAATGGCTATGAAACTAAAAAAATTATTAGATAATAAGGAAGAAGTTGATAAAATTATTAAAAAGTTGATGAATAAAGAGCCAACAAATTTAGAAATATATTCTCCTCTGCTAAATGTTCCAGTTATTTATTGTAAAATAGATAAGGTTCAATATCATCTTGCTACTCTCTATAAGTATATTAACATAAATCCTATATTAGCATACATTTATCTTTTTTTGATAGAAAATTTAAATATAATTGAAGAAATTTTTGATGAAGATAAGTTAAAATCTATTAATAATCTTATTGAGTATCTAAAAGAAAAATTGCCTGTTGAAATGTATAAATATAGTGAATCTCCCGAAAATTATAAGCCAAATGATGAAATTATTAATACTTGCAAGAGAGAATTGGCAAAATTTGGATTTATTTTATAA